From one Babesia bovis T2Bo chromosome 3, whole genome shotgun sequence genomic stretch:
- a CDS encoding putative 40S ribosomal protein S21e — MINVDGKLVDLYIPRKCSATSRLLPAMDHGSVQINIGLTDENGSYTNQNVAFALSHTLRVRGDADEAMNRLFKEHGLLN; from the exons ATGATTAACGTTGACGGAAAACTCGTTGATTTATACATTCCTCGTAAATGCTCTGCCACTTCACGTTTGTTGCCTGCTATGGACCACGGTTCTGTACAGATCAACATTGgtttg ACTGATGAGAATGGCTCTTACACTAACCAGAACGTTGCTTTTGCTCTTAGCCACACCTTGAGGGTTCGTGGTGACGCTGATGAGGCTATGAACCGTTTGTTCAAGGAACACGGTCTCTTGAACTAA
- a CDS encoding Mitochondrial large subunit ribosomal protein (Img2) family protein — translation MLISSLERLARQQFSFLQRRAVVQSSFAKSSSNSNIAEKLPFKVTRTPSGNLAVYVKIRAHGTLVYTVIRHIYGDVDAMKKQLRILCESPVRERLGSLEVHGLHVKKIKRWLVQCGF, via the exons ATGTTGATATCGTCATTAGAACGCCTTGCGCGTCAACAATTCTCCTTCCTACAAAGGAGAGCAGTTGTCCAATCAAGCTTCGCCAAGTCAAGCAGCAACAGCAATATCGCAGAGAAACTACCTTTCAAA GTAACAAGGACTCCCTCGGGTAACCTAGCAGTTTACGTCAAGATAAGAGCTCATGGAACTTTGGTATATACTGTTATAAGACATATATACGGTGATGTAGAT GCAATGAAAAAGCAATTGCGCATACTTTGTGAATCTCCAGTACGTGAGAGACTTGGAAGTCTAGAAGTACATGGACTTCATGTCAAAAAAATTAAAAGGTGGTTGGTACAATGCGG ATTCTAG
- a CDS encoding Eukaryotic translation initiation factor 3 subunit 8 N-terminus family protein, whose amino-acid sequence MASNVQSKFWGEDSDDSYSDSSGYSSEVSERDAQKRPGAAAAWVASDSSSDDDENRVVKSARAKALEAIQNIGKALDHHKTISDYSEVLKDYDNLARLVEKQYSRGRIPKLIVQIIVELQEFIDEKQKDKDSLKKMSKARSISFNTLKSRLRKFNEQYAAVVDEYNKDPSSYVDILKESSDEDYDSDDMDDSDDDDEDTEESSEESSVEEESASEDESEQASAVDAEDDDGGDEDSEEDSDYSDWSDSDASSISDADAGDKHKSALAKWGVKKVDSAPKVQKPKVASKKPKGKVVKKKEERPVVPSGVGIMHTVSQVADVIVPILEKADLGAADNPFSLSTPEINAVISQVMVSADSVRSYVKSIVERRGKRGGNTAETIRHLKVLPYIAKGISHSLYIFVVETLLHIEFDSYSNAYGAMTPKQWIDSYRIVSHLIDELRRHPHALLSSETIESDDPNGAESPNERDPANAGVSREERIQRSMTILESVVRKLNDELYKGLLYIEVGSDDYNTMLVYNVNMLYLLHKTLLYCLSKGKETITHAANIAIIMLEHLHYKDDVVSGKIWELVRQKVTDEEQFKVYFPDDNKKASDIVEELAYFVFEHGSPREKIRACLYLAFNKSLHGLYYEAKDLLLTPNIHDLAMETSITTQILLNRNIAQLGICAFRKGLISEAHSYLMDLCSQNRHKELLAQGLSMVKGHEKPPEQERAEKRRLLPYHMHLNIELIETVNNICACLLESANLAKSSLNSREIISRQFRRMYEMHEKQVFMGPPENNRDVVMSTFRHLQNGNWKECYDLLAGLTIWNRLPDREEVLQILKDRIKVEAFNTYIFKYVPVYDSFSVDQLSSMFDLDNNVIHSLLSKMIITGDIHATWDDSSKYCLINHTEPTDLQKCAIKLAENLTTAVEQNEMTLNMKNPKFALSQDRRFQTRENKFSYGRSRDDRHHAAPTFNRNRRPIQGARLHR is encoded by the coding sequence ATGGCTAGCAACGTGCAATCCAAATTTTGGGGTGAGGATTCTGATGATTCCTATTCGGATTCCTCTGGTTATTCTAGTGAGGTTAGTGAGCGTGATGCTCAGAAGCGTCCTGGTGCCGCCGCTGCTTGGGTTGCCAGTGACAGTTCCAGTGATGATGACGAGAACCGTGTTGTGAAGAGTGCCAGGGCGAAGGCTCTGGAAGCTATCCAGAACATTGGAAAAGCCTTGGACCATCACAAGACCATTAGTGACTACTCTGAGGTGTTGAAGGACTATGACAACCTTGCAAGGCTTGTTGAGAAGCAATATTCTAGGGGCCGTATTCCAAAGCTGATTGTCCAGATTATAGTGGAGCTTCAGGAGTTTATCGATGAAAAGCAGAAGGACAAGGACTCCTTGAAGAAGATGTCTAAAGCTCGTTCAATATCATTTAACACTTTGAAATCGAGGCTTCGTAAATTTAATGAGCAATACGCTGCAGTCGTTGATGAGTATAACAAGGACCCTTCTTCTTACGTTGATATCTTGAAGGAGTCATCTGACGAGGATTATGACTCCGATGATATGGATGAcagtgatgatgatgatgaagacaCTGAGGAGAGCAGCGAAGAATCATCTGTTGAGGAAGAGTCAGCATCTGAAGATGAAAGCGAGCAGGCATCAGCTGTAGATGCTGAGGATGACGATGGTGGTGACGAGGACAGTGAAGAGGACTCTGATTACTCTGACTGGTCTGATTCGGACGCCTCCAGCATTTCAGACGCTGACGCTGGTGACAAGCACAAGTCAGCTTTGGCTAAATGGGGAGTTAAAAAGGTGGACTCCGCCCCCAAAGTCCAGAAGCCGAAGGTTGCATCTAAGAAACCCAAGGGCAAGGTAGTTAAGAAGAAGGAAGAACGTCCTGTTGTACCTTCTGGTGTTGGTATAATGCATACTGTAAGTCAGGTAGCTGACGTCATCGTTCCTATTCTTGAGAAGGCTGATTTAGGTGCCGCTGACAATCCGTTCTCTTTGTCTACACCAGAGATTAATGCTGTTATCAGCCAGGTTATGGTATCAGCTGACAGTGTCCGATCGTATGTCAAATCAATTGTTGAGCGTCGTGGTAAGCGTGGTGGCAACACTGCTGAGACCATCCGTCACTTGAAGGTTTTACCATACATTGCCAAGGGCATATCACATTCGCTATATATCTTTGTTGTAGAGACATTGCTCCACATTGAGTTCGACAGTTACTCGAATGCCTATGGTGCCATGACTCCCAAACAGTGGATAGATTCATATCGTATAGTATCTCACTTGATTGACGAATTGCGTCGTCACCCGCATGCTCTGCTATCTTCTGAGACTATTGAATCTGATGATCCCAATGGAGCAGAGTCTCCCAATGAGCGTGATCCCGCGAATGCTGGAGTATCCCGTGAAGAGCGTATCCAACGCTCAATGACAATTCTTGAGTCGGTAGTCCGCAAGTTGAATGACGAGCTCTATAAGGGTTTGCTATATATCGAGGTTGGCAGTGACGATTACAACACTATGTTGGTATACAACGTGAACATGCTGTATCTGCTTCACAAGACCttgttatattgtttaAGCAAGGGCAAGGAAACCATTACCCACGCCGCTAACATAGCTATTATAATGCTAGAGCACTTACATTACAAGGACGATGTGGTATCTGGCAAGATTTGGGAGTTGGTCAGGCAGAAGGTAACTGACGAAGAGCAGTTTAAGGTATACTTCCCTGATGATAACAAGAAAGCTTCTGATATTGTTGAGGAGTTAGCTTATTTTGTCTTTGAGCACGGTTCACCTCGTGAAAAAATTCGTGCATGCTTATACCTTGCGTTTAACAAGTCTTTGCATGGTTTGTACTACGAAGCTAAGGACTTACTGTTGACTCCTAACATACATGACCTTGCTATGGAGACTAGCATAACCACCCAGATATTGTTAAATCGCAACATTGCTCAACTTGGTATTTGTGCTTTTAGGAAGGGCTTAATAAGCGAGGCTCACTCGTACTTAATGGACCTCTGTTCTCAGAACCGTCACAAGGAATTACTAGCCCAGGGTCTCTCTATGGTCAAAGGTCATGAGAAGCCTCCAGAGCAGGAGCGTGCTGAGAAGCGCAGGTTGTTACCTTATCACATGCATTTGAACATTGAGTTGATAGAGACTGTGAACAACATTTGTGCTTGTTTGCTGGAGTCAGCCAACTTGGCTAAATCGTCGTTAAACAGTCGCGAGATCATATCACGTCAATTCCGTCGTATGTACGAGATGCATGAGAAACAGGTCTTCATGGGCCCTCCTGAGAACAACCGTGATGTTGTGATGTCAACATTCAGGCACTTACAGAACGGTAATTGGAAGGAGTGCTACGACCTACTTGCTGGTCTTACAATATGGAACCGCTTACCTGACCGTGAGGAGGTATTGCAAATTCTGAAGGACCGCATTAAGGTTGAGGCCTTTAATACATACATCTTCAAGTATGTACCCGTCTACGACTCGTTCTCGGTTGATCAATTATCCAGTATGTTCGATTTGGATAATAATGTTATCCACTCATTACTGAGTAAGATGATTATCACTGGTGATATACATGCTACTTGGGACGACAGTAGTAAATACTGCTTGATCAACCACACTGAACCCACTGACCTACAGAAATGTGCCATTAAGCTGGCAGAGAATCTAACGACTGCTGTTGAGCAGAACGAGATGACATTGAACATGAAGAACCCGAAATTCGCCTTATCTCAGGACCGCAGGTTCCAAACTCGTGAAAACAAGTTTTCGTATGGCCGCAGTCGTGACGACCGTCACCATGCAGCTCCTACGTTTAACCGCAATCGTCGTCCTATTCAAGGCGCCCGCCTACACAGATAA
- a CDS encoding Metallopeptidase M24 family protein produces MYQVTTGAVALLCFLSLAAHRRTSLPARRQPFPFFKTHCIICKLQGKDKNELPLLPFLNAVSNNNKEKLHKNFNQNKREVKSTTERKPQYNSETDNTMADNLTPTHKLMKALVTHNLDALIIDHDDPHATEIPHEAFGGLEFVSKFTGSWGQALVSTEGAWLWTDSRYYIQAARELQQPWELMPYGMKDVPDLPTFIKTKGYKKIGIDAHTTPQKVLEHYESVADTAFFVELYKNPIYEIWDSRPTLPVDHIFIHPEKYTGMSTIAKLTEIRGALKKEKADAVVFSVLDEIAYVLNLRGSDCDTSPLFYSYLVVGEIDAVLFIDERKVPDSVRDELASWGVQIMPYEELFLFLRHLPQKMTKKNDVKTYTLWASHSASVAICDSFMSGDSKLIQKRLIQKPTPACWMKAIKNKVELEGMTEAHIQDAIALAEFFAKVENMKQDGTLFTADELILGSMSSQCRADMPDNRGISFHPISSIGSNCAVVHYRATEEIKAKIEPKIYLLDSGGQYPGGTTDVTRTIHFGTPSDEEKEAYTQVLKGHLALGHAIFPEHTSGATLDILARQYLWASGRNYYHGTGHGVGSYLNVHEGPMSISLLTKPRMGDYKVIYLEPGMVLSNEPGFYKEGHYGIRIENMIYVKPVEGDFSKDKTEFLTFETLTLVPYCKELMNIAMLSQQEIDWINQYHARIADILLPRMEALSPTKYADAIKYIKAAAEPISV; encoded by the exons ATGTATCAAGTAACCACCGGAGCTGTGGCTCTGTTATGTTTCCTTAGCTTGGCGGCGCACCGTCGTACTTCACTCCCCGCCAGAAGACAACCTTTTCCTTTCTTTAAGACACATTGTATTATATGTAAATTACAGGGAAAGG ATAAGAACGAACTACCATTGCTACCCTTTTTAAATGCGGTATCAAACAACAATAAAGAGAAATTACATAAAAATTTTAACCAAAACAAACGAGAAGTAAAATCAACAACAGAACGGAAGCCGCAAT ataATTCCGAGACAGATAACACAATGGCAGATAATCTGACGCCAACACACAAGCTTATGAAAGCGCTTGTCACACATAATCTAGATGCACTTATAATCGACCATGACGACCCTCACGCAACTGAAATACCACACGAAGCATTCGGAGGATTGGAATTCGTATCTAAATTCACCGGTAGTTGGGGACAAGCACTAGTGTCTACAGAAGGAGCATGGTTGTGGACCGATTCAAG GTATTACATACAAGCAGCAAGGGAACTCCAGCAACCTTGGGAACTTATGCCATATGGCATGAAGGATGTACCTGATCTTCCTACATTCATAAAAACCAAGGGATACAAGAAAATTGGAATAGATGCACATACAACTCCGCAAAAAGTATTGGAACATTATGAGTCTGTAGCTGATACTGCATTCTTCGTGGAACTATACAAAAATCCcatatatgaaatatgGGACTCCAGACCTACGTTACCGGTGGACCACATATTCATCCACCCTGAAAAGTATACAGGAATGAGTACTATCGCAAAATTAACAGAAATAAGGGGTGCTCTAAAAAAGGAAAAGGCAGATGCAGTTGTGTTCTCAGTGCTAGATGAAATAGCTTATGTATTAAACCTTAGGGGCAGCGACTGCGATACGTCACCGTTATTCTATAGCTACCTCGTTGTAGGAGAAATTGATGCCGT GCTTTTTATCGATGAAAGAAAGGTACCTGACTCCGTCAGGGATGAATTGGCTTCCTGGGGAGTACAGATAATGCCATATGAAGAACTCTTTTTATTCCTAAGGCACTTGCCGCAAAAAATGACAAAGAAGAATGATGTAAAGACATATACCCTTTGGGCATCGCATTCTGCCTCAGTGGCTATATGTGACTCTTTCATGTCCGGTGACAGTAAGCTCATACAGAAAAGGCTAATACAAAAGCCAACCCCTGCATGCTGGATGAAG GCCATCAAGAACAAGGTTGAATTGGAAGGCATGACAGAAGCGCATATACAAGATGCTATCGCATTAGCAGAGTTCTTTGCCAAAGTTGAG AATATGAAACAAGATGGAACGCTGTTCACCGCTGATGAACTCATACTTGGTTCTATGAGTAGCCAATGCCGTGCTGATATGCCAGATAACAGAGGAATATCGTTCCATCCTATATCATCTATAGGGTCGAACTGTGCGGTAGTACATTATCGCGCCACAGAGGAAATCAAGGCTAAAATAGAaccaaaaatatatttgctAGACTCAGGTGGACAGTATCCTGGAGGAACCACAGATGTCACCAGGACAATACATTTCGGTACACCAAGCGATGAAGAAAAAGAGGCATATACCCAAGTACTCAAGGGGCACCTAGCTCTTGGGCATGCAATATTCCCTGAACATACCTCGGGAGCAACACTAGATATACTCGCTCGACAATACCTGTGGGCATCTGGTCGAAACTATTACCACGGGACGGGACACGGAGTAGGTTCGTACCTAAATGTACACGAGGGGCCCATGTCAATATCGTTATTAACAAAACCACGCATGGGAGACTATAAAGTTATATACCTCGAACCAGGAATGGTTCTCTCAAACGAACCTGGATTCTACAAGGAAGGACACTATGGAATACGTATAGAAAACATGATATACGTAAAACCCGTGGAAGGAGATTTTTCAAAAGATAAAACGGAATTCCTGACTTTCGAAACGTTGACATTAGTACCGTACTGCAAGGAACTCATGAATATCGCCATGTTGTCCCAGCAAGAAATTGACTGGATCAACCAATACCACGCAAGAATCGCAGATATACTCTTACCGAGAATGGAAGCACTGTCACCCACGAAGTACGCAGACGCTATAAAGTACATCAAGGCCGCCGCTGAACCCATCAGCGTTTAG
- a CDS encoding Nucleoporin autopeptidase family protein encodes MFGNNNRGSSFWSSSPQQNTGIASSLNTLGSLVPSGQNVGSTFGGFGSSNTMVTGGFMNQTTGSTFGASQNTSLFGQSTQQNPSSGFGTVSNTGSFFDQNKQGFMGSSNNIFGQSSTNTTGGGLFGSGLNTGVTSSFGNNMNTGSSLFGSSTQNTGSTWTGGSSTAFGTQIQGNEAATTQTFDNCSITHISFDKPEFCADEFRWEYYKKANPQVGSSLMQQNTGTTTSTGLFGSTQPATTSTGIGLFGSSQPSTTTTTSPFATTQPGTTTTGTGLFGSSQPSNTGGFFGSTPSTTTTTGGLFGSSQTNTTGGLFGSTQPSTTGGLFGTTQSTTTGGLFGSTQPSTTGGLFGTTQPSTSGGLFGTTQPSTTTTSAGLFGSTQPSTPTTSSGLFGSSQSNTTGLLGSTQPASSTTGLFGTNTTSNTGSTGLFGSSTTSTIGTSNTGLFGNYNASNTNTTTGTTGTGLFGSSTNTGSTTTGATNTLFGSTQPSSTGGLFGNTQAAPSTQSNLFSNSSLNTTTGNASTSSLFGTTGTGSSNLFGTNTTTPGSSSSLFSFGSGTNQPLGSSTLFGQTTQTQGSNTSLSRLNINFNIRDSSPGLRSFWTNDAALPQEAKDYLMKITNARKNLTETLAHSSQPKQSESVIDGIEDMNDRFGCRKILRELGVELPRYMLHISSDNTDYDDAKSRQPVVPTPEAKFQEGFSAGFTNVIQKSPDGSLDGHSSDKYSCLDDQFLSLHNGGAKEFEALRHQARGCHLRRPNDPVTLQSDDLPSVSRRKSLFEEHVNQLTSDVDLITQEADQQRSVLGQLDTQCNVSQKSILTEDNAEVLQDDNAVCLDSPLPQEASSASSCPIFKLADDTPGNPPILTREGYSTRPTMASLRQMTDKQLSNVMDFQVTREGFGDILWPGYTDLRGLNLDKIVDIGNRKVTLYGGTSQIHPVGEGLNKQATVTLYNCIPDDSGKDKSITETVKQLEQLKEHTESLGCKFLSGNLKTGKWVFTAPCFVKTGAGDVINRKDLAFMY; translated from the exons TACAGGATCTACTTTTGGAGCATCGCAGAACACATCTCTATTTGGTCAATCTACTCAGCAGAACCCTTCTTCTGGTTTTGGTACTGTGAGCAATACCGGCTCATTTTTTGATCAGAACAAGCAGGGATTTATGGGTTCTTCTAATAATATATTCGGCCAGTCTAGTACTAATACTACCGGTGGTGGACTGTTCGGATCTGGTTTGAATACGGGGGTCACGTCTTCCTTCGGTAACAACATGAATACTGGGTCATCTCTATTTGGAAGTTCGACTCAGAATACCGGTAGTACTTGGACTGGTGGATCCAGTACTGCTTTTGGAACACAGATACAGGGTAATGAGGCAGCCACTACGCAGACTTTTGACAATTGTTCTATTACCCATATATCCTTTGACAAGCCTGAATTTTGTGCGGATGAGTTTCGTTGGGAGTATTACAAGAAGGCCAATCCCCAAGTTGGTAGCTCCCTCATGCAGCAGAATACCGGTACCACAACAAGTACTGGCTTGTTTGGGTCTACCCAGCCCGCTACTACCAGCACAGGTATTGGTCTATTTGGCTCTAGCCAGCCTAGTACTACAACCACCACTAGTCCGTTTGCTACGACGCAGCCGGGTACTACGACAACCGGCACCGGTCTGTTTGGGTCATCGCAACCCAGTAATACTGGTGGCTTTTTCGGTTCAACACCCAGTACTACAACTACTACTGGCGGTCTGTTTGGTTCATCGCAAACTAATACTACTGGAGGTTTATTCGGCTCAACTCAGCCGAGCACTACCGGTGGGCTATTTGGTACCACTCAATCCACTACTACCGGTGGTTTGTTTGGTTCCACTCAACCTAGTACTACTGGTGGCCTCTTTGGTACAACTCAGCCGAGTACTTCTGGTGGACTATTTGGTACAACGCAGCccagtactaccactacaAGTGCTGGTTTGTTTGGCTCTACACAACCTAGTACTCCCACTACCAGCTCTGGATTATTCGGGTCTTCACAGTCTAACACCACTGGTTTATTAGGTTCCACCCAACCTGCTTCGTCCACtacag GTTTATTCGGTACCAATACCACGTCTAACACTGGTTCTACTGGCCTCTTTGGGAGCAGTACAACTTCTACTATTGGCACTTCTAATACCGGCCTTTTCGGGAATTACAATGCTAGTAACACCAATACCACTACAGGTACAACTGGAACAGGTCTTTTTGGCTCATCAACTAACACTGGTTCAACTACTACTGGTGCTACAAATACCCTGTTTGGATCAACTCAACCTagtagtactggtggtCTGTTTGGAAACACCCAGGCTGCACCATCGACCCAATCCAATTTGTTTTCCAATTCGTCGTTGaataccactactggtaaCGCTTCTACATCCTCTTTATTTGGAACTACCGGTACAGGTAGTAGCAATTTGTTTGGTACCAATACCACTACTCCCGGGAGCTCAAGTTCTCTATTTTCATTTGGATCTGGGACAAATCAGCCTCTAGGTTCAAGTACATTATTCGGCCAGACGACACAGACACAGGGGTCTAATACTAGTTTGAGCCGTTTAAATATTAACTTTAATATACGCGATTCCTCTCCAGGTTTACGTAGCTTTTGGACAAATGACGCTGCATTACCTCAGGAGGCAAAGGATTATTTGATGAAGATCACTAATGCGCGGAAGAATCTTACGGAGACATTAGCTCACAGTTCACAACCGAAGCAGTCGGAGTCGGTCATTGATGGTATCGAGGACATGAATGATCGATTTGGCTGTCGTAAGATTCTTAGGGAGCTTGGTGTAGAACTACCTCGTTACATGCTCCATATTAGTAGCGACAACACTGATTACGATGATGCTAAATCACGGCAGCCAGTAGTTCCAACTCCTGAGGCAAAATTCCAGGAAGGATTCAGTGCTGGCTTCACCAATGTTATACAAAAATCGCCTGATGGTTCCCTAGATGGTCACAGCAGCGACAAATATTCCTGCTTGGACGACCAATTCTTATCTTTACATAATGGTGGTGCTAAGGAATTTGAGGCTCTACGTCATCAAGCTCGTGGTTGTCATTTACGCAGGCCTAATGATCCCGTTACTTTACAGTCTGATGACCTTCCTTCTGTATCTAGACGCAAGTCATTGTTTGAGGAACATGTCAATCAATTGACTTCAGATGTAGATCTAATAACTCAGGAAGCCGATCAACAACGTTCGGTCCTAGGCCAGTTGGATACTCAATGTAACGTGTCTCAGAAATCCATATTAACTGAGGATAATGCGGAAGTATTGCAGGACGATAACGCTGTATGTCTCGACAGTCCTTTGCCGCAGGAGGCGTCATCTGCCTCTTCGTGTCCTATATTCAAGCTTGCTGATGACACACCTGGCAATCCACCCATCTTAACTAGGGAGGGATACTCTACAAGGCCCACGATGGCCTCTTTACGTCAGATGACCGATAAGCAGTTATCTAATGTTATGGATTTTCAGGTGACACGTGAAGGTTTTGGTGATATATTGTGGCCTGGCTACACTGACCTTCGAGGTTTGAATTTGGACAAGATTGTTGACATAGGTAACAGGAAGGTAACTCTTTATGGTGGCACATCTCAAATACATCCTGTTGGTGAAGGCCTTAACAAACAGGCTACTGTTACTTTGTATAACTGCATACCGGATGACAGCGGCAAAGATAAATCCATAACTGAGACTGTGAAGCAGCTTGAGCAGCTAAAGGAACACACAGAATCTTTAGGTTGCAAGTTTTTATCTGGCAACTTAAAGACGGGTAAATGGGTGTTTACAGCGCCCTGTTTCGTTAAAACGGGTGCCGGTGACGTTATAAACCGCAAGGATCTCGCTTTTATGTATTAG